TCGGCTACCGTCGTTCCCTGAACTACCCGCCCTTTGCGCGGCTGGCGCAGTTGAAAATTTCCGGCCGCCACAAGGAGCGCACGGCGGAGAGTGCCGCGGCGCTGGGGGAGATCTGCCGGCGGCTGAGCCGCCGCGACGAGGTGCTGGCGCGGGCCATCGAGGTGCTGGGCCCGATCGAGGCGCCGCTGGCCCGGATCGCTGGCCAGTACCGCTGGCAGATTCTGGTCAAGGGTCTGGGGGCCGGGCCCCTGAGACGCTTTCTGTGGCTGTTGACCACGGAGCCCGGGCGCGTCCTGAGCCCCCCACAGGTGCGGGTGGCCGTGGACGTCGACCCCGTTTTCATGCTATAGGCAGCGCGCCGCCGGAGGCCGTGCCGGGAGCGGGCGCTTGACTTCGGCTGGCCGGGACATTACCCTTCCCTAAATCTTCCATTCGAGGTGAAAAATGACATTATACCGCCTGTTGCCAAGGCTTGTGCTGGGGCTTCTGGTGCTCTCGGCCGCGACGGCGCCAGCCGCTCGCGCCGGCGCCCAGCCCGCACCCGCGGCGGTCGTTGAGACGACCGCATTTGAATTCGAACCGGTGGTCGACGGCGCGGCCGTGCGCCACGAGTTTACCATCGCCAACCGCGGCGACGCTCCTTTACGCCTCCTGAAAGTCCGCACCGGCTGAGGGTGTGCAGCGGTCTCGTATCCGAGACAGATCCCTCCCGGCGGCGAGGGCAAGATCAAGATTCAGGTGGATACCACCGGCTACGGCGGTCGCGAATTGCGCAAAAGCGCCGTTGTCGATACCGATGACCCGCGGAACCCCGCCATCACCCTGCAGATTTCAGGCAAAGTGGCGCGCTTCGTGACGATCATCCCCCATTCGGTCCAATTCTCGGGGCCGGTGGGCACCCCGATGTCGGCCGTGGTGCGGATCCTCCCCGAGCCGCAGTTCCCCTTCAGGGTGCTCTCCATCAGCCCCAAAACGGGGGATCACATCCGCTGCGACCTCCAGCAAGTCACCGAGTCCGGGCGACCGGTCTACCTGGTGACTGTGGAGAATCTCAAGGTCGACAAGGGCCGTTACCACGATGTCGTGCTGGTCAAAACCGACAGCGGGATCCGGCCCGAGATCAAAATCAGCGTTTTTGGGAACCTTTATGAACGGCCGCCTAAAAGCCAATCCTGAGATCCGGGTGGTCGCCTTCGACTGCGACGGGGTGATGTTCGACTCCGCCGACGCCAACCGGGCCTTCTACAACGACATCCTGCGGCGCATGGGCAGGGCCGAGATGACCCCGGCCCAGTTCGCCTACACCCACATGCACGCGGTTCAGGATTCCATCGCCCACCTGTTTCCCAACCCGGCCGAGCGGGACCAGGCCCACGCGTGCCGGATGGGAATAAATTACGAGCAGTTCATCCCCATCATGCGGATGGCCCCCTATCTCAAGCCGCTGCTGCAAAACCTCAGGCGGCGCTACAAGACCGCCGTCGCCACCAACCGCACCGACACCATGCCGCGCGTGATGTCGGATCACGGTCTCGAAGGTTACTTCGACCTGGTGATCAGCGCCGCCGATGTGCGCCGCCCCAAGCCGCACCCCGAGCCGCTGCTGAAAATTCTCGACTTCTTCGAAGTGTCACCGCGGGAGATGATTTACGTGGGGGATTCGGAAGTCGACCGGCTGGCGGCCGCCGCGGCCGGCATTCCGCTGGTGGCCTACAGAAACCGCGAGCTGGCCGCCGATTTTCATGTGGACGACATGCAAGCCCTGGAAACGCTGCTGCTGGAGCGCAACCCTACCCTCTGAACCCGCCCGGATTCTTCCCGCACCCCGCACCATTTTTCCCAGGCGCCCCCACGATCCGCCCATGTATGTTGCAAAACGGCTTGCGCGCCCGGGGTTCCCGGCAAGGGCGCTTCATGCCGTGGGGGTGGTGGGGGGAACCGCGCAGCCTGCCGCAACGTGGCGCCGGACCCGTTCCAGGGCGGCCTCAAGCCCGTCGGCCGGCGGCAGGCGAACGCTGATTTTTTTGATGTAGCCGCGCGTTTGCAGGGCCTGGAAGGAGGGCTGGAAGTTCAGGTCGAACACCCAGCCGAGCTGAAGCAGCTTGAAGTCGTTGAAACTGCGGAGGGTTGCCAGGTCCACCATCCGGCCGGCCGCCAGGCTGGCGATCGCCGCCGGCGAGCAGGTGGGCAAATCCGGCAGCCCCAGTTCGATCACCGGGTCGGGCGCCTCCCGGCGGCGGTCGTAATAGTCGGTGACCACTTTCCAGATGTCCAGCTTGTCGGCGTCGCGCAGCAGGCGCATCAGCAGCCGCCCGAAGCCCGGCGGGCCGCCCGGCAGGCGGGCGGCGTTGTGGAAGGCCACGGCCCGGACGATCAGCCGCCTTTCGGCCCGCGGCAGGGCGTGCAAGACGCGCTGGGCCGCCATCGTGCGCAGGCTCAGGTGGGCGTGATTGGCCGAAGCCCGGTCCAGAAACGTGCCGTAGCGGGCATATTGGGGGAAGCGGCCGACGTCGTGCATCAGGGCCGCGGCCTGGGCCAGGCGCAGTTGGGGCTCCGGCAGGCCCAGTCGCCCGCCCAGCATGCGGATATCGTCGCGAACCCGCAGGCTGTGGTCGTATTTCAAGCGCACCGGGCGGTCGTAGACCGGATCCCGACGGTAGAACCCCTGAACGAAGGCGTCGAGCCAGGTCTCCAGGCGGGTGAGGTCGGCGGGGGTCACAGGAAGCGCGACTCGATCAGATCGGCCAGCGCCGTGACCTGATCGAAGCCGTAAACGGGTGCCGCCACCGTCACGGGGGCGTCGGTCACCATGGCGATGCGGCTGCCGTCGGGCAGGTCAAGGGGGCTGTGGTTGCATTCGGCGCGGTAAACTTCGATTTTGGGTTTGTCCGCGTGTTTGTAGCCTTCGGTGATGATCAGATCCATGTCTGCGAAGTAGGGCAGGAGATCGTCTATCTCCTGGGACTGCAGGCGCTTGACCAGCGAAAGGCTTTCCCCTGAGGTGACCATCACGGCGTCGGCGCCGGCCTGCCGGTGGCGCCAGCTGTCCTTGCCCTGACGGTCGATGTCGAATCCGCGGGAGGTGTGTTTGATGGTACCGATCCTGTAGCCGCGGCGCTTGAGCTCGGGAATCAGGCGTTCAATCAGGGTGGTCTTGCCGCAGTCGGATTTGCCGACAATGGAAATGATCGGGGGCATTGAACTTCACCTATGGCACCGGAATAAGTGCGCGTAAAACTAAGCTCCACCACCGCCCTTGTCAAGCCGCGGCGGGCCGCTGCGCCCCGGCGGTTATTCCCCTTGGGCGGTTTTATACGGCTTGACCAGCAGGACCGGGATGGTCGCGCTTTTGCTGATGCGCTCGGCCACCGATCCGAAGACGATTTTGTCGATGCCCTTGCGGCCGTGGGTTCCCATGATGATCAGGTCGATGTTTTCAGCCTGGGCGTAGTTCAGGATCTGATCGCAGATGTCGCCGGAGACCACCTGGGCGCGCGTGTCGGGGTAGTCCTTGAAAAACTCCTGGCGGAACTCCTCCAGCCGTTGGGTGGCGCCCTCGACCACGTCCCGTTCGAAGCGGTCCACCGTGGGGTGGGGCACGTAAATGCTGGTGAAATATTCAAACACGCGTGCCACGAAGAGCAGGTGGATCTGGGCGCCGAACTTCTCGGCCATCATGGTCACGCAGGAAACCAGCTGCGGCGATGTCTCCGAAAGATCCACCGGGAAGAGTATCTTTTTAAAATCTGCCATGCTCCGTCTCCTTTCCATGGTGAGGGGCGTGGGGGCCCCCGAAATCCGGATGATCCCGGACTATACAGGAACTCCGGCGGCGCTTCAAGCACCCCCGCAGCCTGGCTGGCCGGCGGCTTTGGGATCCGCTTTTGATCCTGGGGCGGCCTGTGGTATACAAGCGATCGCAGTCGCAGCAATCACCGGCGCCACAAAGTGCGGCACTGGTTTTTGGCGTGGCTCTCAATTTTGGGCGGCGCTGCCAAAGCCCCAGCGCCGCCACGGCATTCGGAAGGAGGACCCAAGCCATGAAACTCGGCATCATCGGTCTCGCCCGGGCGGGCAAGACGACCGTTTTCGAGGCCCTGACCGGCAATCTAGCCGAAGGCGCCCACAAGGGGGAGAGCCGCATCGGAACCATCCGGGTGCCCGATGAACGGATCGACATTCTCAGTCGGCTCTACACCCCGCGCAAGACCATTTATGCCACGGTGGCCTATTTCCTGCCGGGTTTCCAGGGGGGCACCCGCGAGGGCGGCGCCAGGGAGCAGCAGCCCTGGCAGCAGACCCGCGACTGCGACGCCCTGATCCACGTCGTGCGCAATTTCAGCGGCTACGGTTTCGAGGTCCCCCGGCCGGCGGCGGACCTTGCGGCCCTGGACCAGGAGCTGATCCTGGCCGATCTGGTGGTGGTGGAAAAGCGCCTGGAGCGGCTGGAACTCGACCAGAAGCGCGGCAAGAAGCCCGATCTCGAGGAGCTATCGCTGCTCACCGCCTGCCGCGATGGGCTGGAAAAAGAGCTGCCGCTGCGGGCCGCGCCGGCCCTGGCCGCGGCCCCCCAGCTGCGGGGCTTCGCCTTCCTGTCGGCCAAGCCGATGCTGGTGCTGTTCAACAACGAGGACGACGACGACACCTTTCCGGCCGCGGTGGGGCCGGTGCAGCGGGAAAACGGCATGGTGATGCGCGCCAAGCTGGAGCACGAGTTGGTCCAGATGTCGGCGGAAGAGGCCGCCGAGTTTCTGGCGGAGTTCGCCATCGCCGAGTCGGCCATGGATCGGGTGATCAAAAAGTCATACGACCTGCTGGGGCTGATTTCCTTTTTCACCGTGGGCGAGGATGAGGTTCGGGCCTGGACCGTGCGGCGCGGCACCGCCGCCCTGGATGCCGCGGATGTGATCCACTCGGACATCAAGAAAGGCTTTATCCGGGCCGAGGTGCTGGCCTACCGGGACCTCATGGCGGCCGGCAGTTACGCCGCCGCTCGCAAACAGGGCACCGTGCGCCTGGAGGGCAAAACTTACGCGATGCAGGACGGCGACATCGTCAATTTCCGCTTCAACCTCTGACCCTTTTCACCCACCGGCCGCCCGCAGCGCCGGGTCAGTCGGCGCGCAGCTCCTCCTTGAGCAGGCAGCAGGCCACCCGGTAGCGCGGGCGGCCGGCGGCGTCATAGGCCAGGTTGCCCGGCTGGATCAGCTTGTTCATCACGCAGCCTTCAGGGATGTCCAACTGGAAGAGCGCCGCCTCGTTGATGCCGCCGGTTTCCCGCAGGCCGTCGTCGCCAATCGTCAGGCTATGCAGCGGGTAGTCCTCGCACAGGGGGCAGCGGTAGACCCGGCCGTTGGGGAAAACGAAGTAGTTGCAGGCCACCCGCCCGGCGCAGGCAAACGGTTCGCCGGGGTCCAGAAAGACCTTCGGATAGGTGACGGTGATGCCCCGGGCCGCCGCCCGCTCGGCCACTGCCGGGACGGTCTCGCACCACTCCTGGCGCGACACCTGGGGCCCACCGGGGTCCCGGGCGCCGCCGGCCTCGCGGGCGGACTGACCCCGCAGGCCGATCACCTGGATGAAAAAGCGCTCCACCCCCAGGGCTTGCAAGAGGGGCGGCATCTGGGGCAGCTCATTGATGTTGTCGCGGCTGACGGTGAAGATCAGGCTGGCGCCAAACCCGGCCTTGACCGCCTTGCGGATGCCGGCGGTGCAGGCCGCATAGCTGCCCGCGCCGCGGATGCGGTCGTTTACCGGCGCGCTGGCGCCGTCGAGGCTGAAGCTGAAATAGTCCACCTCCGCTGGGGTGACCCGCCCGAGGATGTCGTTAAACAGGTAGCCGTTGGTGTCGATGGTGACCGAGGCATAGCCCAGGCGGCGGGCGCTTTGCACCGCCTGGGCAAGCTCCGGGTGCAGGGTGGGCTCGCCGCCCAGGAAGATCACGTTGGCGGTCGGGCTTTTGTCGGCAAACAGCGCCAGCCAGCGCTCGATGGTGGCCAGGGGCAGGCTCTCACGGCCGTGCTGGGCGGGGTTGATGTAGCAGTGGCGGCAGCGCAGGTTGCAGCGGGTCAGGATGTGGAAAAAAAGATTGGTGGCGTTTTTGGAAAACGCGACGGTCCGTTTCATGGGCAGGGGGCACCAGGCAGCTGCAGGGACCCTTCAGCCCCGGTGCTGCTTTAGATTTTCCAGCTCTTTTTTGGTTTTGACCAGCTCCTCGTTGGTCAGGCGCAGCCTGAGGGAAATGAACTCCGAAAAGATCCGGTAGAGCAGCAGCAGGAAGTTGGCGCGCTCGTCATCGGAGGCAAGGCGGTCGGTGGCCGAGGTGTCCACCGCCAGGCTGATGGTCTTGCCCTCGGCGTAGACCGAGGCCGACCGCGACAGACCGTCCAGAATCCGCATCTCGCCGAGAATTTCACCGACCTTGTCGATGTGCCGGATGGCCACCCCGTTTTTTTCCACGCGGACCCTGCCGGCCAGCAGAAAGTAAATCCAGGGGTCCCGCTCGCCCTCCTCGATGATCAACTCCCCGTCGCCGTATTCGCGGATCTTGCTCAGCCGCAGGAGCTGCTTCAGGCTGCCGGTTTCAAAATTCTTCAGCGGCGAGAGGGTCATCAGTTTCTGGATGTTCTGGACATTGTCCTGCAGAAACTTGGATTCGATCATGATGCGCTCCTTGGGATCCCTCTGGCGCGGGTGCCGGGCGGCGGTTCACGCCACACATTCCAGGCAGTCCTTGCTCAGGTGCTCGTCGAAGTGAACCGGGTATTTTCCGTCAAAGCAGGCCTTACAGAAGGTGTGCTCGGGGTTGGGGACGCCGGTGGAGGTCAACAGGCCCTCCAGGCTCAGGTAGTAGAGGGAATCCAGACCCAGCAGGCCGGTCAGTTCCGCCACCGATTTGCTGGCGGCGATCAGCTCGCCCTTGGACGAAAAATCGATCCCGTAGTGGCAGGGAAAGCGGTGGGGGGGGCCGCTGACCCGCAGATGGATCCGTTTGACGCCGATTTCCCGAAGGGCTTTGACGCGGGTTTTGACGGTGGTGCCGCGGATGATGGAGTCTTCGATGATGATGATGTCCTTGCCGCGCAGCAGCTCCCGGACCGGGTTGAGCTTGATTCGCACCCCGAAGTCCCGCATGCTCTGGGTGGGCTGAATGAATGTGCGCCCGACGTAGTGGTTGCGGATCATTCCCAGCTCGAAGGGAATTCCCGAGGCTTCGGAGTAGCCCAATGCGGCGTAGGTCCCGGAATCCGGAAAGGGCATCACCAGATCGGCCGCCACCGGCGCCTCCTGGGCCAGCCGGCGGCCGTGGGCCTTGCGCGTCTGGTAGACGTTGCGGCCGCCGAAGATGCTGTCGGGCCGGGCGAAATAGATGAACTCGAAAATGCAGAAGGCCTGCCGGTCCGCCGGGCGGGTGTGGATCGACTTGATGCCGCTGTCGCTGATGATGATGATTTCGCCGGGGTCCAGCTCCCGAATGAACTCCGCCTGAACCAGGTCGAAGGCGCAGGTTTCCGATGCCAGGACGTAGCTGCCGTTGAGTTTGCCCAGGCACAGGGGGCGGAAGCCGTGGGGGTCGCGGATGCCGATGACCTCGCCGCGGCTGGTGAGCATGACCAGCGAAAAGGCGCCTTTGAGGCGCGTGGCGGCCTCCACCAGGGCCTGCTGGAAGCCGTAGCGCAGGCTCTTGACGAAGAGATGCAGGAAGATCTCACTGTCCATGGTGGTCTGAAAAATGGAGCCGGATTCCTCCAGCTCGTTTTTCAGCGCCTGGGCATTGACGATGTTGCCGTTGTGACCCACGGCGTAGGACCGCTGGCGGTGGCGGACGACAAACGGCTGGGCGTTGTTGAGGATCGAGCTGCCGGTGGTGGAGTAGCGCACGTGGCCGACGGCGCTGGTGCCGCCCAGCTGATCCAGGTGCTCGTCGTCGAAGACCTCCGGCACCAAGCCCATCCCCTTGTGGGACACGATGCTTTTCTCGCGGCTGACCGCGATCCCGGCGCTTTCCTGGCCGCGGTGCTGCACGGCGTAGAGGCCGAAATAGGCCAGGCGGGCGGCATCGGTGTGGCCGTGGATGCCGAACAGGCCGCAGGCCTCGCGGGGCTTGTCGTCAAAATCGGGTCGGACGGCGGCGGCGCAGGGCGCATCCCCGTCAGTCTGGAAGTTCATAAAAAAGCCTTTGGCTGGCGGGATCACGCTGGGTGGGGTCATGCAGCGGCTGCCGGCGATCCCGTGTCCGGGGCGGCCCCCCATGTGGGGCTGCCGGGTTCTTAATTGACACATTATGAGCACCTTGTAAATGCCCGCGGCCGGCGGGGCTAGCCGGGGCTGCGGTGGTACTCCTGGATGGTCTTGACCTCCAGGGCCGCCGCCCGCAGCGCCTGGATGCCGCGGCTGATGGCCATGGCGCCGGCAATCGTGGTGGTGTAGGGCAGGCCGAACTTGATCGCCGCACGCCGGATCATGAAGCCGTCCCGGCGGGTCTCGCCGCCGGTGGCGGAGTTGATGATCATCTGGATCTCGCCGTTTTTGATGGCGTCCAGGACGTGGGGGCGGCGGCCGGTGGAAACCTTGGCGAGATTGCGGCTGGGGATCCCGTTGGCGGAGAGAAACGCGCCGGTGCCGGCGGTGGAGAGGATCGTGAAGCCCATGGCGTGGAAGCGGGCCGCCACAGGCAGCACTGCGGGTTTGTGGCGGTCGTTGACGCTGATGAAAATGCCGCCCCGCGTGGGCAGCTTCTGCCCGGCCCCCAGCTGGGCCTTGGCATAGGCCGGCCCGAATTCGGCGTCGATCCCCATCACCTCCCCGGTGGATTTCATCTCGGGCCCCAGCAGGGTGTCCACCTTGGGGAAGCGGTTGAAGGGCAGGACCGCCTCCTTGACCGCCACATGCCGCGGGACCACCTCCGAGCCAAGGCCCGCCTCGGCCAGGGACTGGCCCAGCATCACCTTGGTGGCCAGCTTGGCCAGGGGCACGCCGGTGGCCTTGCTGACGAACGGGACCGTCCGCGAGGCCCGCGGGTTGACCTCCAGCACGTAGAGCTGGCCGCCCTTGATGGCGTACTGCACGTTCATCAGGCCGACCACTTTCAGCTCGGCCGCCATGGCCCGGGTGGCCGCGGCGATCTCGTCGCAGACCGTCGCGGCAAGGCTGTAGGGCGGGAGCACGCAGGCCGAGTCGCCGGAATGGATGCCGGCCTCCTCGATATGCTCCATGATGCCGCCGATCAAGGTGCTGCGCCCGTCGGAGATGGCATCCACATCCACCTCGATGGCGTCTTCGAGGAACTTGTCGATCAGCACCGGGTGGCCCGGAGAGGCCTGGATGGCCAGGCGGGTGAAATTTTCCAGGTCCCCCCGGTGGTAGACGATTTTCATCGCCCGGCCGCCCAGCACGTAGGAGGGGCGCACGATCACCGGGTAGCCGATTGCCTCGGCGACCTTTGCGGCCTCGGCCACCGACAGGGCCGTGCCGTTGGCCGGCTGCAGCAGCCCCAGTTTTTTGAGCATCGACTGGAACTCTTCGCGGTCCTCGGCGCGGTTGATGTCATCGGGGTGGGTGCCCAGGATCGGCACGCCGGCCTGCGCCAGGGGGACTGCCAGGTTGAGGGGCGTCTGCCCGCCGAACTGGACGATGACCCCAAAAGGCTGCTCGGTCTCCACGATGTGCAGGACATCCTCCAGGGTCAGCGGCTCGAAATAGAGCTTGTCGGAGGTGTCGTAGTCGGTGGAGACCGTCTCGGGGTTACTGTTGACCATGATGCTTTCCACCCCTTCCTCGCGCAGCGCAAAGGAGGCGTGGACGCAGCAGTAGTCGAATTCGATCCCCTGGCCGATGCGGTTGGGGCCCCCGCCCAGAATCATGACCTTGCGGCCGCCGGACAGGCGGGCCTCGTTTTCCTGCTCGTAGCTGGAGTAGTAGTAGGGGGTGGCGGCCCGGAATTCGGCGGCGCAGGTGTCCACCAGTTTGTAGACCGGCAGGATCCCCTCCGCACGCCGGCGCGCCCGCAGCGCGGCTTCGGGGAGGCCGCCGAGGTGCGCGAGCTGGCGATCGGAATAGCCCCGGCGCTTGGCCCGCCGCAGCAGGGGCGTCGGCAGATCGCCGGCTGCCGCGCGCAGTTTCCCCTCGAAGGCCGTGAGCTCCTCCAGCTGATGGAGAAACCAGGGGTCGATGCCGCTGAGTTCATGGATCCGCTGGATGGAAAACCCGGCCCGCAGGGCGTGGCGCAGGTGGAAGATCCGCTGGGAGTTGGGCACCGCCAGCTTCTGTTCGATGAGCGCGGCGGACGGCGGTTTTTCGTCGCACTCCGGCGCTTCGCCCGGATCCTGGCCGTCGGCCCCGAACCCGTGGCGGCCGATTTCCAGCGAGCGCAGGCCCTTCTGGAGGGACTCCTTGAATGTCCGGCCGATGGCCATGGTCTCGCCCACCGATTTCATCGCGGTGGTGAGGACATCCTCGGTTTCGGGGAATTTCTCGAAGGTCCAGCGCGGGATCTTGACCACCACGTAGTCCAGGGTGGGCTCGAAGGCGGCCACGGTCTCGCCGGTGATATCGTTGGGGATTTCATCCAAGGTGTAGCCCACGGCCAGCTTGGCGGCGATCTTGGCGATGGGAAACCCGGTGGCCTTGGAGGCCAGGGCCGAGCTGCGCGACACCCGCGGGTTCATTTCCACCACCACCATCTCGCCGTCGCGCGGGTTGACCGCGAACTGGACATTCGAGCCGCCCGTGTCCACCCCGATTTCGCGCATGATCGCCAGCGAGGCGTCGCGCATGACCTGGTACTCGCGGTCGCTCAAGGTCTGGGCCGGCGCCACGGTGATGCTGTCGCCGGTGTGGACGCCCATGGGGTCCAGGTTTTCGATGGAGCAGACGATCACCACGTTGTCGTGGGTGTCGCGCATGACTTCCAGCTCGAACTCCTTCCAGCCCAGCACCGATTCCTCCAGCATCACCTGGCCGATCAGACTGGCGTCCAGACCGGCCTTGGCCATCTTCTCGAGGTCCTCGATGTTGTAAGCCACCCCCCCGCCGGTGCCCCCCAGGGTGAAGCTGGGGCGGACGATCAACGGAAAGCCGATTTCGGTGGCCGCCGCGCGCGCCTGGTCCATGTCGGTGGCGATGGCGCTGTGGGGTATGCGCAGGCCGATCTTCGCCATGGCCTGGCGGAAGCGGTCGCGGTCCTCGGCTTTCTCGATGGCATCGATGGAGGCGCCAATCAGCTCCACCCCGTATTCTTCCAGAACCCCCATGCGGGCCACGGCCACCGCGGTGTTCAGCCCGGTCTGGCCGCCCAGGGTGGGCAGCAGGGCATCCGGGCGTTCGCGGGCGATGATTTTCGCCACCGTTTCGGGGGTCACCGGCTCGATGTAGGTGCGGTCGGCCATTTCGGGGTCGGTCATGATGGTGGCCGGGTTGCTGTTGACCAGCACGACCTGGTAGCCCTCCTCGCGCAGCGCCTTGCAGGCCTGGGTGCCGGAGTAGTCGAACTCGCAGGCCTGGCTGATGATGATGGGGCCGGCGCCGATGATCAGGATTTTCTGGATGTCCGTGCGTCTTGGCATAGTGCTTTCGCGGTGGCCCCTTATCCCCTGAAGGTTTGGATCATGCGAACGAATTCGTCGAAGAGGTAGTGGGCGTCGTGGGGGCCGGGGGAGGCTTCGGGGTGGTACTGGACCGCCAGAATCGGGTAGTGGCGGTGCCGGAAGCCCTCCACGGTGTTGTCGTTTAAATTGACGTGGGTGATGGTGATCGCGTCGTCGCCGACGGCCTCGCGCCGGACCCCGAAGCCGTGGTTCTGGGAGGTGATTTCCACCCGCCCGTTGGCGAGGTTCTTGACCGGCTGGTTGGCCCCGCGATGGCCGAACTTGAGTTTGAAGGTCCGGCTGCCCAGGGCCAGGCAGAGAAGCTGGAAGCCCAGACAAATGCCGAAGATGGGCCGGTAGCCCAGCAGCTCGCGGATGGTGGCGATGGCCCCGGCGACCGGCTCGGGGTCCCCGGGCCCGTTGGAGAGGAAGATCCCGTCGGGTGCCAGGCGCCGGATGGCCGCGGCCGGGGTGTTGCCGGGAACCACGATGACCTCGCAGCCGGCGGCCGTCAGTTGCCGCAGGATGTTGTATTTGATGCCAAAGTCCAGCGCCACCACCCGCCGGGTCGGCGCGGCGCTTTGCCACAAGGTGCTGTCCAGCGGGGCGTCCGCAGGCGCCAGCGGCTGGGGTCCGCCGTCTTGCCAGCGGTAGGGCCGGGTGGTGGCCACCAGTCCGGTCAAATCCCGCCCCACCATGCTGGGGATCTCCCGTGCGCGGGCCGACAGGCTGGCCGGGTCCAGGTCCCGGGTGGAGATAAAGCCCCGCATGGCGCCGGCGGTGCGCAGGTGGCGGGTGAGGGCGCGGGTGTCGAGGGCTTCCACGCCGAGGACCTCCCCGGACCGCAGGTAGTCGGCCAGGGTCCCGCTGGCGCGGAAGTTGCTGGGAAAGCGCTGGTATTCGCGCACCACGAAGGCCGCCACCTGGATCCGCTCGGACTCCACGTCCTCCAAGTTCACCCCGTAGTTGCCGATCAGCGGGTAGGTCATGGTGACGATCTGCCCCTTGTAGGAAGGGTCCGTCAGAATTTCCTGATACCCGGTCATGCTGGTATTGAAGACCATCTCGCCGCCGGCCTCGCCCGGGCCGGTGAACGCGCGGCAGGTGAAATGGCGGCCGTCTTCGAGGGCTAAGAGTGCATCCATGTGGGTTTCATCGTCTTTGAGGGTTTCGCAAAAAGTCCCATTTCTGCGTTGCGCTGCATCTCGAAGTCGCTGCGGCGTAAATAAGTACTCCTCACGCCGCTGAGATTTGCGCGCCGTAAATTGAACTTTTTTCGAAACCGTCTGGTTTTTGAAT
This portion of the Desulfobacteraceae bacterium genome encodes:
- a CDS encoding DUF1573 domain-containing protein, yielding MTLYRLLPRLVLGLLVLSAATAPAARAGAQPAPAAVVETTAFEFEPVVDGAAVRHEFTIANRGDAPLRLLKVRTG
- a CDS encoding HAD family hydrolase encodes the protein MNGRLKANPEIRVVAFDCDGVMFDSADANRAFYNDILRRMGRAEMTPAQFAYTHMHAVQDSIAHLFPNPAERDQAHACRMGINYEQFIPIMRMAPYLKPLLQNLRRRYKTAVATNRTDTMPRVMSDHGLEGYFDLVISAADVRRPKPHPEPLLKILDFFEVSPREMIYVGDSEVDRLAAAAAGIPLVAYRNRELAADFHVDDMQALETLLLERNPTL
- a CDS encoding HD domain-containing protein; its protein translation is MTPADLTRLETWLDAFVQGFYRRDPVYDRPVRLKYDHSLRVRDDIRMLGGRLGLPEPQLRLAQAAALMHDVGRFPQYARYGTFLDRASANHAHLSLRTMAAQRVLHALPRAERRLIVRAVAFHNAARLPGGPPGFGRLLMRLLRDADKLDIWKVVTDYYDRRREAPDPVIELGLPDLPTCSPAAIASLAAGRMVDLATLRSFNDFKLLQLGWVFDLNFQPSFQALQTRGYIKKISVRLPPADGLEAALERVRRHVAAGCAVPPTTPTA
- the mobB gene encoding molybdopterin-guanine dinucleotide biosynthesis protein B, giving the protein MPPIISIVGKSDCGKTTLIERLIPELKRRGYRIGTIKHTSRGFDIDRQGKDSWRHRQAGADAVMVTSGESLSLVKRLQSQEIDDLLPYFADMDLIITEGYKHADKPKIEVYRAECNHSPLDLPDGSRIAMVTDAPVTVAAPVYGFDQVTALADLIESRFL
- a CDS encoding universal stress protein; amino-acid sequence: MADFKKILFPVDLSETSPQLVSCVTMMAEKFGAQIHLLFVARVFEYFTSIYVPHPTVDRFERDVVEGATQRLEEFRQEFFKDYPDTRAQVVSGDICDQILNYAQAENIDLIIMGTHGRKGIDKIVFGSVAERISKSATIPVLLVKPYKTAQGE
- a CDS encoding YchF family ATPase yields the protein MKLGIIGLARAGKTTVFEALTGNLAEGAHKGESRIGTIRVPDERIDILSRLYTPRKTIYATVAYFLPGFQGGTREGGAREQQPWQQTRDCDALIHVVRNFSGYGFEVPRPAADLAALDQELILADLVVVEKRLERLELDQKRGKKPDLEELSLLTACRDGLEKELPLRAAPALAAAPQLRGFAFLSAKPMLVLFNNEDDDDTFPAAVGPVQRENGMVMRAKLEHELVQMSAEEAAEFLAEFAIAESAMDRVIKKSYDLLGLISFFTVGEDEVRAWTVRRGTAALDAADVIHSDIKKGFIRAEVLAYRDLMAAGSYAAARKQGTVRLEGKTYAMQDGDIVNFRFNL
- a CDS encoding radical SAM protein, producing the protein MKRTVAFSKNATNLFFHILTRCNLRCRHCYINPAQHGRESLPLATIERWLALFADKSPTANVIFLGGEPTLHPELAQAVQSARRLGYASVTIDTNGYLFNDILGRVTPAEVDYFSFSLDGASAPVNDRIRGAGSYAACTAGIRKAVKAGFGASLIFTVSRDNINELPQMPPLLQALGVERFFIQVIGLRGQSAREAGGARDPGGPQVSRQEWCETVPAVAERAAARGITVTYPKVFLDPGEPFACAGRVACNYFVFPNGRVYRCPLCEDYPLHSLTIGDDGLRETGGINEAALFQLDIPEGCVMNKLIQPGNLAYDAAGRPRYRVACCLLKEELRAD
- a CDS encoding cyclic nucleotide-binding domain-containing protein, which translates into the protein MIESKFLQDNVQNIQKLMTLSPLKNFETGSLKQLLRLSKIREYGDGELIIEEGERDPWIYFLLAGRVRVEKNGVAIRHIDKVGEILGEMRILDGLSRSASVYAEGKTISLAVDTSATDRLASDDERANFLLLLYRIFSEFISLRLRLTNEELVKTKKELENLKQHRG
- the purF gene encoding amidophosphoribosyltransferase, whose product is MNFQTDGDAPCAAAVRPDFDDKPREACGLFGIHGHTDAARLAYFGLYAVQHRGQESAGIAVSREKSIVSHKGMGLVPEVFDDEHLDQLGGTSAVGHVRYSTTGSSILNNAQPFVVRHRQRSYAVGHNGNIVNAQALKNELEESGSIFQTTMDSEIFLHLFVKSLRYGFQQALVEAATRLKGAFSLVMLTSRGEVIGIRDPHGFRPLCLGKLNGSYVLASETCAFDLVQAEFIRELDPGEIIIISDSGIKSIHTRPADRQAFCIFEFIYFARPDSIFGGRNVYQTRKAHGRRLAQEAPVAADLVMPFPDSGTYAALGYSEASGIPFELGMIRNHYVGRTFIQPTQSMRDFGVRIKLNPVRELLRGKDIIIIEDSIIRGTTVKTRVKALREIGVKRIHLRVSGPPHRFPCHYGIDFSSKGELIAASKSVAELTGLLGLDSLYYLSLEGLLTSTGVPNPEHTFCKACFDGKYPVHFDEHLSKDCLECVA